The following are from one region of the Ptychodera flava strain L36383 chromosome 15, AS_Pfla_20210202, whole genome shotgun sequence genome:
- the LOC139150835 gene encoding transcription elongation factor, mitochondrial-like, giving the protein MLRNVFRRSADKVVYRLQFWSSKSARCCSTDTTMTNYAAENQTDKTETQTKESKEAKLGRVKSEKILSTVYSDSERKLILDRFNNDSEDELCKIKYLKIKIAKAIVEHREKHGPFDDITNLIDLPGIGEKSLQFFCTDIVNKDKKGPTTKQIKTNNKQNFFAMKPDLPRERLESLQSVVSIDLGFKTIAWIHMNRNMEVHDWKSHTVDVMPKRYDPISYVENVSSVVEDMPFADLYLMEYITFRKKNLNLLPALLHIRTLEGILYGMLNRHYPDTHEHKVVTVGRMTVGRHFDLIVGSNRKSGQHIATSLVEMAATHRKPRVIIPPPLIKMFLSTSQLEKEYLSNCLLQAIAFYELAINNISEE; this is encoded by the exons ATGCTACGAAATGTCTTTAGACGAAGTGCCGACAAG GTCGTGTATAGATTACAGTTTTGGTCATCCAAGTCAGCAAGATGTTGTTCAACAGATACAACCATGACAAATTATGCAGCAGAAAACCAGACTGATAAGACAGAGACACAAACTAAAGAATCTAAGGAAGCAAAACTTGGAAGAgtaaaatcagagaaaattcTGTCAACTGTGTACAGTGATTCTGAAAGGAAACTTATTCTAGACAGGTTCAATAACGACAGTGAAGATGAACTCTGTAAAATcaagtatttgaaaatcaaaattgcaaAAGCGATTGTGGAACACAGAGAGAAACATGGTCCttttgatgacatcacaaatttaATTGATCTTCCTGGTATTGGTGAAAAGAGTTTGCAGTTCTTTTGTACAGACATTGtcaataaagacaaaaaaggaCCTACAACAAAACAgatcaaaacaaacaacaaacaaaacttcTTTGCAATGAAACCAGATTTACCAAGAGAAAGACTTGAG TCATTACAAAGCGTTGTTTCCATTGACTTGGGGTTCAAGACAATAGCATGGATTCACATGAACAGAAATATGGAAGTCCATGATTGGAAATCACACACAGTGGATGTTATGCCAAAACGATATGATCCAATCAGTTATGTTGAAAAT GTATCATCGGTAGTTGAAGACATGCCCTTTGCTGACTTGTACCTCATGGAGTACATCACATTCAGAAAGAAAAACTTAAACCTGCTTCCAGCGCTGCTTCATATACGAACACTAGAGGGCATCCTCTATGGCATGCTCAACAGACATTACCCGGACACACACGAACACAAAGTTGTGACCGTTGGCCGTATGACTGTGGGCagacattttgatttgattGTGGGTTCAAACAGAAAGAGTGGACAGCACATAGCTACAAGTTTGGTGGAAATGGCAGCCACACATCGAAAGCCAAGAGTGATCATACCGCCACCGCTGATCAAAATGTTCTTGTCGACCAGCCAACTGGAGAAAGAATACCTCAGCAATTGTTTGCTGCAAGCTATCGCATTCTATGAACTTGCAATAAACAACATCTCAGAAGAGTGA